One genomic segment of Scylla paramamosain isolate STU-SP2022 chromosome 11, ASM3559412v1, whole genome shotgun sequence includes these proteins:
- the LOC135105046 gene encoding tRNA (34-2'-O)-methyltransferase regulator WDR6-like isoform X4 has protein sequence MVWGPWATRDSEGKVLPLHCLEGHQGSIFSITFSSSQGLIATTSDDRSLRVWEVKHKAKILPPINPEEEQEYWRSATIIEKFASYGHRARVWRSLIFPTWIISVGEDSVVCVWEHSGTLAASWNGHDGASIWSVAACEDPLDRLITGSSDGSVKSWCLNAAVPIIAKLMSDLPWNDEHSTEKCSEVTTESVENSIAFNSGKTEEYNVPESHELFEDNCIEIPSLRRKPVAVADFPRCISLVAEDMVLVITNSGKLYSHNPETFWHLEYEDERFKNYAIMEANPDGRCVAVGTLGGTVVILQVAERSVRPEVEVVGSSGKVFALQWLTMDRILVLGTVGLMTTWEIQTKDKSRDHTSVHNVQGAACRISTHYLPVSMHRWLCAVYVTPIMTKIAPQHLVCGDRAGSLHLYALNEPKPQHSLQGVHGKNGVTSVLCWHRGVVYSSGRDGYIRSLRVCEGRLLLLTATRVSGSSWVSRLIAVQGKLLAVCFYGVKLKLWSVGEEQTLLEVECGGAHRSWDLHLCGTRGWLVCTFLKDGTPYTFSTSLSNRMLPLIRPALHTQETMELRLPFQHRRETVLLTAGEDTTLRLHALQQQGQRQSFGVVRSHLSGVRALCLIEETHVTMSDNDTVWLVSAGGRAELKVWECSVSEFSDLASYSACDLCCCDVCVLPSGHDVCMEGDSSKLQPQSVILREVGSHMLRTGCHRNWKKQHLTLDPETRYMGATAFWVSSSQALVALASSDGFLRIFLFLRECEKLWEPCAVECGSCVLSVAQLKVVTGTILVTCSTSGHVTFWDLQAVVDWSLSLTASEDLSHQPHQPPQPQELTLVAAHQSGINAIAFHYNADDPSCIIMATGGDDNTISVWKVVVVEGAQVTVIHQCSVVGHASQVSGLGWLSENYLISASIDQRLIVWNFNKKDGVLWEDPIKFCNAIREDRAAEEHQLLMPVGCRFTGVPDVKGLIVSDVDETENVGHKSHRIDKRVFVYGMGLQVFDVSITSL, from the exons ATGGTTTGGGGACCATGGGCTACCAGAGACAGTGAGGGCAAGGTACTGCCTCTACACTGCCTTGAAGGGCATCAG ggCTCCATTTTTTCCATCACATTTAGTTCCTCTCAAGGCCTCATTGCCACCACTTCAGATGATCGCAGCTTGCGAGTCTGGGAGGTGAAACATAAGGCAAAAATCCTTCCTCCAATCAACcctgaagaagagcaagagtACTGGAGGTCAGCTACAATCATTGAGAAGTTTGCAAGCTATGGACACCGAGCACGTGTGTGGCGTTCACTCATCTTTCCTACATGGATCATCAGCGTAGGGGAGGACTCAGTGGTATGTGTGTGGGAGCATTCAGGGACCTTGGCAGCATCCTGGAATGGCCATGATGGTGCCAGCATTTGGAGTGTGGCAGCATGTGAGGATCCTTTAGACAGACTCATAACAGGGAGCAGTGATGGTAGTGTCAAGTCTTGGTGTCTGAATGCAGCTGTTCCAATAATTGCAAAGTTGATGAGTGACTTGCCTTGGAATGATGAACATTCTACTGAAAAATGTTCAGAGGTGACCACAGAGTCAGTGGAAAATAGCATTGCTTTTAACAGTGGTAAAACAGAAGAATATAATGTACCTGAATCCCATGAGCTATTTGAAGATAATTGTATAGAAATACCATCATTGAGAAGAAAGCCAGTAGCTGTGGCAGACTTCCCAAGATGCATTTCACTAGTGGCAGAAGATATGGTTTTGGTGATAACAAACAGTGGAAAACTCTACTCACACAATCCTGAAACATTTTGGCACTTGGAATATGAAGATGAGAGATTTAAAAATTATGCCATCATGGAGGCCAACCCTGATGGCAGGTGTGTGGCTGTGGGCACCCTGGGTGGCACTGTGGTGATCTTGCAGGTGGCag AGAGGAGTGTGAGGCCTGAAGTGGAGGTTGTGGGATCATCAGGGAAGGTGTTTGCTCTTCAGTGGCTTACAATGGACCGAATCCTTGTTCTGGGCACTGTTGGTCTCATGACCACATGGGAAATACAAACCAAAGATAAAAGTAGAGACCATACATCAG TTCATAATGTTCAAGGTGCAGCATGCAGGATCAGCACACACTATCTGCCAGTCAGCATGCACCGTTGGTTGTGTGCTGTGTATGTGACGCCCATCATGACCAAGATAGCACCCCAGCACCTTGTTTGTGGCGACCGGGCAGGCAGCCTTCACCTCTATGCCTTAAAT GAGCCCAAGCCCCAGCACAGCCTTCAGGGTGTGCATGGCAAGAATGGGGTAACAAGTGTGTTGTGCTGGCATCGTGGAGTGGTGTACAGCAGTGGGCGGGATGGGTACATAAGGAGCCTCAGGGTGTGTGAAGGCCGCCTGCTGCTCCTTACAGCAACACGAGTTTCAGGGAGCAGCTGGGTCTCAAGGCTGATTGCTGTGCAGGGAAAACTTTTGGCTGTCTGCTTTTATGGG gTGAAGCTGAAACTCTGGAGTGTTGGTGAGGAACAGACTCTATTGGAGGTAGAGTGTGGTGGTGCTCACCGTTCATGGGACTTGCATTTGTGTGGGACGAGAGGGTGGCTGGTATGTACCTTTCTGAAGGATGGCACCCCTTACactttctccacctctctcaGCAACAGGATGCTACCTCTTATTAGG CCTGCGCTCCACACCCAAGAAACCATGGAACTAAGGTTACCATTTCAACACAGAAGAGAGACAGTATTATTGACAGCAGGAGAGGACACCACCTTGCGCCTTCATGCCTTGCAACAGCAAGGGCAGCGGCAGAGCTTTGGTGTGGTGCGCAGCCACCTCTCTGGTGTGAGGGCCCTGTGTCTAATAGAGGAGACACATGTCACTATGAGTGATAATGATACTGTGTGGCTAGTTTCTGCAGGAGGCCGTGCTGAGTTGAAGGTGTGGGAGTGTAGTGTAAGTGAATTTTCTGACCTGGCTAGTTATTCAGCTTGTGACTTGTGttgctgtgatgtgtgtgtaCTTCCATCAGGACATGATGTCTGCATGGAGGGTGACTCCTCCAAGTTGCAGCCACAGAGTGTGATCCTTCGGGAAGTTGGGTCCCACATGCTGCGCACCGGTTGTCATAGGAACTGGAAAAAACAGCACCTAACTTTGGATCCAGAAACTCGCTATATGGGTGCCACTGCATTCTGGGTCTCCTCATCACAGGCTCTGGTGGCACTGGCTTCCTCTGATGGATTTTTGAG aatcttcctcttcttacgtGAGTGTGAAAAGCTGTGGGAACCATGTGCTGTGGAGTGTGGCAGCTGTGTGCTGAGTGTGGCTCAGCTCAAGGTTGTGACAGGGACTATCCTGGTGACATGTTCCACTAGTGGTCATGTTACTTTCTGGGACTTGCAG GCTGTAGTAGACTGGAGTCTCTCACTTACTGCATCAGAAGATCTCAGTCACCAGCCTCAccagccaccacaaccacaagaACTTACTCTTGTGGCTGCCCACCAGTCTGGGATCAATGCCATAGCCTTCCATTACAATGCAGATGACCCAAGCTGCATCATCATGGCCACAGGTGGTGATGACAACACAATCAGTGtgtggaaggtggtggtggtggaaggtgcTCAAGTGACAGTCATTCATCAGTGCAGTGTGGTTGGACATGCTTCTCAGGtgtcag GACTTGGTTGGCTTTCCGAAAACTATCTGATTAGTGCTTCCATAGATCAACGCCTAATAGTTTGGAACTTTAATAAGAAAGATGGAGTGCTTTGGGAAGATCCTATAAAATTCTGCAATGCCATAAGAGAAGACAGAGCTGCGGAGGAACACCAACTTTTGATGCCTGTGGGTTGTCGCTTCACAGGAGTACCTGATGTGAAGGGACTTATTGTCTCTGATGTGGATGAGACTGAAAATGTGGGGCACAAGAGTCATAGGATAGATAAAAGAGTTTTTGTCTATGGTATGGGACTACAAGTTTTTGATGTATCCATTACAAGCTTATGA
- the LOC135105046 gene encoding tRNA (34-2'-O)-methyltransferase regulator WDR6-like isoform X1: MPGGGRMGGVAVTFTHRLLNTHITALSVKENLVFIGEGQHCHAHDVLSGRQLSSTQVFCAAVVHGLSGQASPAHDGSWLLLVFGQKSLAVLLFSPDQEKFFVLLEERNVEDWIIDAGLEKDLAHVVVATGHNSLLRCEIPDLAVCYKNLSKKTSGDELHSCPVTQKSRTVSLVSDIHMSDRKGDLSIVAQAACVERCVLFSGHLVMMTGHWESAVLMAGTMALQVMVWGPWATRDSEGKVLPLHCLEGHQGSIFSITFSSSQGLIATTSDDRSLRVWEVKHKAKILPPINPEEEQEYWRSATIIEKFASYGHRARVWRSLIFPTWIISVGEDSVVCVWEHSGTLAASWNGHDGASIWSVAACEDPLDRLITGSSDGSVKSWCLNAAVPIIAKLMSDLPWNDEHSTEKCSEVTTESVENSIAFNSGKTEEYNVPESHELFEDNCIEIPSLRRKPVAVADFPRCISLVAEDMVLVITNSGKLYSHNPETFWHLEYEDERFKNYAIMEANPDGRCVAVGTLGGTVVILQVAERSVRPEVEVVGSSGKVFALQWLTMDRILVLGTVGLMTTWEIQTKDKSRDHTSVHNVQGAACRISTHYLPVSMHRWLCAVYVTPIMTKIAPQHLVCGDRAGSLHLYALNEPKPQHSLQGVHGKNGVTSVLCWHRGVVYSSGRDGYIRSLRVCEGRLLLLTATRVSGSSWVSRLIAVQGKLLAVCFYGVKLKLWSVGEEQTLLEVECGGAHRSWDLHLCGTRGWLVCTFLKDGTPYTFSTSLSNRMLPLIRPALHTQETMELRLPFQHRRETVLLTAGEDTTLRLHALQQQGQRQSFGVVRSHLSGVRALCLIEETHVTMSDNDTVWLVSAGGRAELKVWECSVSEFSDLASYSACDLCCCDVCVLPSGHDVCMEGDSSKLQPQSVILREVGSHMLRTGCHRNWKKQHLTLDPETRYMGATAFWVSSSQALVALASSDGFLRIFLFLRECEKLWEPCAVECGSCVLSVAQLKVVTGTILVTCSTSGHVTFWDLQAVVDWSLSLTASEDLSHQPHQPPQPQELTLVAAHQSGINAIAFHYNADDPSCIIMATGGDDNTISVWKVVVVEGAQVTVIHQCSVVGHASQVSGLGWLSENYLISASIDQRLIVWNFNKKDGVLWEDPIKFCNAIREDRAAEEHQLLMPVGCRFTGVPDVKGLIVSDVDETENVGHKSHRIDKRVFVYGMGLQVFDVSITSL; this comes from the exons GTGAAGGCCAGCACTGCCATGCTCATGATGTGTTGAGTGGGAGGCAATTGAGCAGCACACAGGTGTTCTGTGCTGCTGTGGTGCACGGCCTCAGTGGTCAGGCCAGCCCAGCACATGATGGCTCCTGGCTTCTGCTGGTGTTTGGACAGAAAAGCTTGGCTGTGTTGCTGTTCTCTCCTGACCAAGAGAAATT TTTTGTACTcttggaggaaagaaatgttgAAGACTGGATTATTGATGCTGGTTTAGAGAAGGATCTAGCACATGTTGTGGTAGCTACTGGCCACAACTCTCTGCTACGATGTGAAATACCAGACTTAGCAGTATGTTATAAAAATCTGTCAAAGAAGACAAGTGGTGATGAGTTGCATTCATGTCCAGTAACTCAAAAGTCAAGGACTGTAAGTTTGGTGAGTGACATTCACATGTCTGATAGGAAGGGTGACTTGTCGATAGTGGCTCAGGCAGCATGTGTGGAAAGGTGTGTGCTCTTTTCTGGACACCTGGTGATGATGACTGGCCACTGGGAAAGTGCTGTGTTGATGGCTGGCACTATGGCCCTGCAGGTCATGGTTTGGGGACCATGGGCTACCAGAGACAGTGAGGGCAAGGTACTGCCTCTACACTGCCTTGAAGGGCATCAG ggCTCCATTTTTTCCATCACATTTAGTTCCTCTCAAGGCCTCATTGCCACCACTTCAGATGATCGCAGCTTGCGAGTCTGGGAGGTGAAACATAAGGCAAAAATCCTTCCTCCAATCAACcctgaagaagagcaagagtACTGGAGGTCAGCTACAATCATTGAGAAGTTTGCAAGCTATGGACACCGAGCACGTGTGTGGCGTTCACTCATCTTTCCTACATGGATCATCAGCGTAGGGGAGGACTCAGTGGTATGTGTGTGGGAGCATTCAGGGACCTTGGCAGCATCCTGGAATGGCCATGATGGTGCCAGCATTTGGAGTGTGGCAGCATGTGAGGATCCTTTAGACAGACTCATAACAGGGAGCAGTGATGGTAGTGTCAAGTCTTGGTGTCTGAATGCAGCTGTTCCAATAATTGCAAAGTTGATGAGTGACTTGCCTTGGAATGATGAACATTCTACTGAAAAATGTTCAGAGGTGACCACAGAGTCAGTGGAAAATAGCATTGCTTTTAACAGTGGTAAAACAGAAGAATATAATGTACCTGAATCCCATGAGCTATTTGAAGATAATTGTATAGAAATACCATCATTGAGAAGAAAGCCAGTAGCTGTGGCAGACTTCCCAAGATGCATTTCACTAGTGGCAGAAGATATGGTTTTGGTGATAACAAACAGTGGAAAACTCTACTCACACAATCCTGAAACATTTTGGCACTTGGAATATGAAGATGAGAGATTTAAAAATTATGCCATCATGGAGGCCAACCCTGATGGCAGGTGTGTGGCTGTGGGCACCCTGGGTGGCACTGTGGTGATCTTGCAGGTGGCag AGAGGAGTGTGAGGCCTGAAGTGGAGGTTGTGGGATCATCAGGGAAGGTGTTTGCTCTTCAGTGGCTTACAATGGACCGAATCCTTGTTCTGGGCACTGTTGGTCTCATGACCACATGGGAAATACAAACCAAAGATAAAAGTAGAGACCATACATCAG TTCATAATGTTCAAGGTGCAGCATGCAGGATCAGCACACACTATCTGCCAGTCAGCATGCACCGTTGGTTGTGTGCTGTGTATGTGACGCCCATCATGACCAAGATAGCACCCCAGCACCTTGTTTGTGGCGACCGGGCAGGCAGCCTTCACCTCTATGCCTTAAAT GAGCCCAAGCCCCAGCACAGCCTTCAGGGTGTGCATGGCAAGAATGGGGTAACAAGTGTGTTGTGCTGGCATCGTGGAGTGGTGTACAGCAGTGGGCGGGATGGGTACATAAGGAGCCTCAGGGTGTGTGAAGGCCGCCTGCTGCTCCTTACAGCAACACGAGTTTCAGGGAGCAGCTGGGTCTCAAGGCTGATTGCTGTGCAGGGAAAACTTTTGGCTGTCTGCTTTTATGGG gTGAAGCTGAAACTCTGGAGTGTTGGTGAGGAACAGACTCTATTGGAGGTAGAGTGTGGTGGTGCTCACCGTTCATGGGACTTGCATTTGTGTGGGACGAGAGGGTGGCTGGTATGTACCTTTCTGAAGGATGGCACCCCTTACactttctccacctctctcaGCAACAGGATGCTACCTCTTATTAGG CCTGCGCTCCACACCCAAGAAACCATGGAACTAAGGTTACCATTTCAACACAGAAGAGAGACAGTATTATTGACAGCAGGAGAGGACACCACCTTGCGCCTTCATGCCTTGCAACAGCAAGGGCAGCGGCAGAGCTTTGGTGTGGTGCGCAGCCACCTCTCTGGTGTGAGGGCCCTGTGTCTAATAGAGGAGACACATGTCACTATGAGTGATAATGATACTGTGTGGCTAGTTTCTGCAGGAGGCCGTGCTGAGTTGAAGGTGTGGGAGTGTAGTGTAAGTGAATTTTCTGACCTGGCTAGTTATTCAGCTTGTGACTTGTGttgctgtgatgtgtgtgtaCTTCCATCAGGACATGATGTCTGCATGGAGGGTGACTCCTCCAAGTTGCAGCCACAGAGTGTGATCCTTCGGGAAGTTGGGTCCCACATGCTGCGCACCGGTTGTCATAGGAACTGGAAAAAACAGCACCTAACTTTGGATCCAGAAACTCGCTATATGGGTGCCACTGCATTCTGGGTCTCCTCATCACAGGCTCTGGTGGCACTGGCTTCCTCTGATGGATTTTTGAG aatcttcctcttcttacgtGAGTGTGAAAAGCTGTGGGAACCATGTGCTGTGGAGTGTGGCAGCTGTGTGCTGAGTGTGGCTCAGCTCAAGGTTGTGACAGGGACTATCCTGGTGACATGTTCCACTAGTGGTCATGTTACTTTCTGGGACTTGCAG GCTGTAGTAGACTGGAGTCTCTCACTTACTGCATCAGAAGATCTCAGTCACCAGCCTCAccagccaccacaaccacaagaACTTACTCTTGTGGCTGCCCACCAGTCTGGGATCAATGCCATAGCCTTCCATTACAATGCAGATGACCCAAGCTGCATCATCATGGCCACAGGTGGTGATGACAACACAATCAGTGtgtggaaggtggtggtggtggaaggtgcTCAAGTGACAGTCATTCATCAGTGCAGTGTGGTTGGACATGCTTCTCAGGtgtcag GACTTGGTTGGCTTTCCGAAAACTATCTGATTAGTGCTTCCATAGATCAACGCCTAATAGTTTGGAACTTTAATAAGAAAGATGGAGTGCTTTGGGAAGATCCTATAAAATTCTGCAATGCCATAAGAGAAGACAGAGCTGCGGAGGAACACCAACTTTTGATGCCTGTGGGTTGTCGCTTCACAGGAGTACCTGATGTGAAGGGACTTATTGTCTCTGATGTGGATGAGACTGAAAATGTGGGGCACAAGAGTCATAGGATAGATAAAAGAGTTTTTGTCTATGGTATGGGACTACAAGTTTTTGATGTATCCATTACAAGCTTATGA
- the LOC135105046 gene encoding tRNA (34-2'-O)-methyltransferase regulator WDR6-like isoform X3 — MPGGGRMGGVAVTFTHRLLNTHITALSVKENLVFIGEGQHCHAHDVLSGRQLSSTQVFCAAVVHGLSGQASPAHDGSWLLLVFGQKSLAVLLFSPDQEKFFVLLEERNVEDWIIDAGLEKDLAHVVVATGHNSLLRCEIPDLAVCYKNLSKKTSGDELHSCPVTQKSRTVSLVSDIHMSDRKGDLSIVAQAACVERCVLFSGHLVMMTGHWESAVLMAGTMALQVMVWGPWATRDSEGKVLPLHCLEGHQGSIFSITFSSSQGLIATTSDDRSLRVWEVKHKAKILPPINPEEEQEYWRSATIIEKFASYGHRARVWRSLIFPTWIISVGEDSVVCVWEHSGTLAASWNGHDGASIWSVAACEDPLDRLITGSSDGSVKSWCLNAAVPIIAKLMSDLPWNDEHSTEKCSEVTTESVENSIAFNSGKTEEYNVPESHELFEDNCIEIPSLRRKPVAVADFPRCISLVAEDMVLVITNSGKLYSHNPETFWHLEYEDERFKNYAIMEANPDGRCVAVGTLGGTVVILQVAERSVRPEVEVVGSSGKVFALQWLTMDRILVLGTVGLMTTWEIQTKDKSRDHTSACRISTHYLPVSMHRWLCAVYVTPIMTKIAPQHLVCGDRAGSLHLYALNEPKPQHSLQGVHGKNGVTSVLCWHRGVVYSSGRDGYIRSLRVCEGRLLLLTATRVSGSSWVSRLIAVQGKLLAVCFYGVKLKLWSVGEEQTLLEVECGGAHRSWDLHLCGTRGWLVCTFLKDGTPYTFSTSLSNRMLPLIRPALHTQETMELRLPFQHRRETVLLTAGEDTTLRLHALQQQGQRQSFGVVRSHLSGVRALCLIEETHVTMSDNDTVWLVSAGGRAELKVWECSVSEFSDLASYSACDLCCCDVCVLPSGHDVCMEGDSSKLQPQSVILREVGSHMLRTGCHRNWKKQHLTLDPETRYMGATAFWVSSSQALVALASSDGFLRIFLFLRECEKLWEPCAVECGSCVLSVAQLKVVTGTILVTCSTSGHVTFWDLQAVVDWSLSLTASEDLSHQPHQPPQPQELTLVAAHQSGINAIAFHYNADDPSCIIMATGGDDNTISVWKVVVVEGAQVTVIHQCSVVGHASQVSGLGWLSENYLISASIDQRLIVWNFNKKDGVLWEDPIKFCNAIREDRAAEEHQLLMPVGCRFTGVPDVKGLIVSDVDETENVGHKSHRIDKRVFVYGMGLQVFDVSITSL, encoded by the exons GTGAAGGCCAGCACTGCCATGCTCATGATGTGTTGAGTGGGAGGCAATTGAGCAGCACACAGGTGTTCTGTGCTGCTGTGGTGCACGGCCTCAGTGGTCAGGCCAGCCCAGCACATGATGGCTCCTGGCTTCTGCTGGTGTTTGGACAGAAAAGCTTGGCTGTGTTGCTGTTCTCTCCTGACCAAGAGAAATT TTTTGTACTcttggaggaaagaaatgttgAAGACTGGATTATTGATGCTGGTTTAGAGAAGGATCTAGCACATGTTGTGGTAGCTACTGGCCACAACTCTCTGCTACGATGTGAAATACCAGACTTAGCAGTATGTTATAAAAATCTGTCAAAGAAGACAAGTGGTGATGAGTTGCATTCATGTCCAGTAACTCAAAAGTCAAGGACTGTAAGTTTGGTGAGTGACATTCACATGTCTGATAGGAAGGGTGACTTGTCGATAGTGGCTCAGGCAGCATGTGTGGAAAGGTGTGTGCTCTTTTCTGGACACCTGGTGATGATGACTGGCCACTGGGAAAGTGCTGTGTTGATGGCTGGCACTATGGCCCTGCAGGTCATGGTTTGGGGACCATGGGCTACCAGAGACAGTGAGGGCAAGGTACTGCCTCTACACTGCCTTGAAGGGCATCAG ggCTCCATTTTTTCCATCACATTTAGTTCCTCTCAAGGCCTCATTGCCACCACTTCAGATGATCGCAGCTTGCGAGTCTGGGAGGTGAAACATAAGGCAAAAATCCTTCCTCCAATCAACcctgaagaagagcaagagtACTGGAGGTCAGCTACAATCATTGAGAAGTTTGCAAGCTATGGACACCGAGCACGTGTGTGGCGTTCACTCATCTTTCCTACATGGATCATCAGCGTAGGGGAGGACTCAGTGGTATGTGTGTGGGAGCATTCAGGGACCTTGGCAGCATCCTGGAATGGCCATGATGGTGCCAGCATTTGGAGTGTGGCAGCATGTGAGGATCCTTTAGACAGACTCATAACAGGGAGCAGTGATGGTAGTGTCAAGTCTTGGTGTCTGAATGCAGCTGTTCCAATAATTGCAAAGTTGATGAGTGACTTGCCTTGGAATGATGAACATTCTACTGAAAAATGTTCAGAGGTGACCACAGAGTCAGTGGAAAATAGCATTGCTTTTAACAGTGGTAAAACAGAAGAATATAATGTACCTGAATCCCATGAGCTATTTGAAGATAATTGTATAGAAATACCATCATTGAGAAGAAAGCCAGTAGCTGTGGCAGACTTCCCAAGATGCATTTCACTAGTGGCAGAAGATATGGTTTTGGTGATAACAAACAGTGGAAAACTCTACTCACACAATCCTGAAACATTTTGGCACTTGGAATATGAAGATGAGAGATTTAAAAATTATGCCATCATGGAGGCCAACCCTGATGGCAGGTGTGTGGCTGTGGGCACCCTGGGTGGCACTGTGGTGATCTTGCAGGTGGCag AGAGGAGTGTGAGGCCTGAAGTGGAGGTTGTGGGATCATCAGGGAAGGTGTTTGCTCTTCAGTGGCTTACAATGGACCGAATCCTTGTTCTGGGCACTGTTGGTCTCATGACCACATGGGAAATACAAACCAAAGATAAAAGTAGAGACCATACATCAG CATGCAGGATCAGCACACACTATCTGCCAGTCAGCATGCACCGTTGGTTGTGTGCTGTGTATGTGACGCCCATCATGACCAAGATAGCACCCCAGCACCTTGTTTGTGGCGACCGGGCAGGCAGCCTTCACCTCTATGCCTTAAAT GAGCCCAAGCCCCAGCACAGCCTTCAGGGTGTGCATGGCAAGAATGGGGTAACAAGTGTGTTGTGCTGGCATCGTGGAGTGGTGTACAGCAGTGGGCGGGATGGGTACATAAGGAGCCTCAGGGTGTGTGAAGGCCGCCTGCTGCTCCTTACAGCAACACGAGTTTCAGGGAGCAGCTGGGTCTCAAGGCTGATTGCTGTGCAGGGAAAACTTTTGGCTGTCTGCTTTTATGGG gTGAAGCTGAAACTCTGGAGTGTTGGTGAGGAACAGACTCTATTGGAGGTAGAGTGTGGTGGTGCTCACCGTTCATGGGACTTGCATTTGTGTGGGACGAGAGGGTGGCTGGTATGTACCTTTCTGAAGGATGGCACCCCTTACactttctccacctctctcaGCAACAGGATGCTACCTCTTATTAGG CCTGCGCTCCACACCCAAGAAACCATGGAACTAAGGTTACCATTTCAACACAGAAGAGAGACAGTATTATTGACAGCAGGAGAGGACACCACCTTGCGCCTTCATGCCTTGCAACAGCAAGGGCAGCGGCAGAGCTTTGGTGTGGTGCGCAGCCACCTCTCTGGTGTGAGGGCCCTGTGTCTAATAGAGGAGACACATGTCACTATGAGTGATAATGATACTGTGTGGCTAGTTTCTGCAGGAGGCCGTGCTGAGTTGAAGGTGTGGGAGTGTAGTGTAAGTGAATTTTCTGACCTGGCTAGTTATTCAGCTTGTGACTTGTGttgctgtgatgtgtgtgtaCTTCCATCAGGACATGATGTCTGCATGGAGGGTGACTCCTCCAAGTTGCAGCCACAGAGTGTGATCCTTCGGGAAGTTGGGTCCCACATGCTGCGCACCGGTTGTCATAGGAACTGGAAAAAACAGCACCTAACTTTGGATCCAGAAACTCGCTATATGGGTGCCACTGCATTCTGGGTCTCCTCATCACAGGCTCTGGTGGCACTGGCTTCCTCTGATGGATTTTTGAG aatcttcctcttcttacgtGAGTGTGAAAAGCTGTGGGAACCATGTGCTGTGGAGTGTGGCAGCTGTGTGCTGAGTGTGGCTCAGCTCAAGGTTGTGACAGGGACTATCCTGGTGACATGTTCCACTAGTGGTCATGTTACTTTCTGGGACTTGCAG GCTGTAGTAGACTGGAGTCTCTCACTTACTGCATCAGAAGATCTCAGTCACCAGCCTCAccagccaccacaaccacaagaACTTACTCTTGTGGCTGCCCACCAGTCTGGGATCAATGCCATAGCCTTCCATTACAATGCAGATGACCCAAGCTGCATCATCATGGCCACAGGTGGTGATGACAACACAATCAGTGtgtggaaggtggtggtggtggaaggtgcTCAAGTGACAGTCATTCATCAGTGCAGTGTGGTTGGACATGCTTCTCAGGtgtcag GACTTGGTTGGCTTTCCGAAAACTATCTGATTAGTGCTTCCATAGATCAACGCCTAATAGTTTGGAACTTTAATAAGAAAGATGGAGTGCTTTGGGAAGATCCTATAAAATTCTGCAATGCCATAAGAGAAGACAGAGCTGCGGAGGAACACCAACTTTTGATGCCTGTGGGTTGTCGCTTCACAGGAGTACCTGATGTGAAGGGACTTATTGTCTCTGATGTGGATGAGACTGAAAATGTGGGGCACAAGAGTCATAGGATAGATAAAAGAGTTTTTGTCTATGGTATGGGACTACAAGTTTTTGATGTATCCATTACAAGCTTATGA